Proteins found in one Actinomycetota bacterium genomic segment:
- a CDS encoding CGNR zinc finger domain-containing protein translates to METSGYRIDGAGTAVALVNAVTTGGGLPDAGLAELLAAHRYLVARLSTAEAERLRDWARRLRPVFDGAEVVALLNRLLGEVPLQPHISDHGLGLHLHYGEPGAGLVDRVRANTAFGLALVVCEHGADRLGRCQATGCDRVYADVQRGPRRRYCSRVCQNRSSVAAFRARRAS, encoded by the coding sequence ATGGAGACGAGCGGGTACCGGATCGACGGCGCCGGCACGGCGGTGGCCCTGGTCAACGCGGTCACGACGGGCGGTGGGCTCCCGGACGCCGGCCTCGCCGAACTCCTCGCCGCGCACCGCTACCTCGTCGCCCGGCTGTCCACAGCCGAGGCGGAGCGCCTGCGGGACTGGGCGCGGCGGCTGCGTCCCGTGTTCGACGGCGCCGAGGTGGTCGCGCTGCTCAACCGGTTGCTCGGGGAGGTGCCGCTGCAGCCGCACATCTCCGACCACGGGCTGGGCCTGCACCTGCACTACGGCGAGCCGGGCGCGGGCCTCGTCGACCGGGTGCGGGCCAACACGGCGTTCGGGCTGGCGCTGGTCGTCTGCGAGCACGGTGCCGACCGGCTGGGCCGCTGCCAGGCCACCGGCTGCGACCGCGTCTACGCCGATGTGCAGCGGGGACCGCGCCGCCGGTACTGCTCGCGGGTCTGCCAGAACCGCAGCTCCGTCGCGGCCTTCCGGGCGCGGCGCGCCTCCTGA
- a CDS encoding MFS transporter, whose translation MFTATALLFMSTWFSATAVIPQVRAEWQLSAEAVAWLTIAVQWGFVTGALLSAAFTVADAIAPTRLIFLCSLGAAGANLLLLVTQGVGLGVTARFATGFFIAGVYPPALKLISTWYRQGRGAAVGLLVGALTVSQGVPHLVNGLGGLGWRLVIVTTSVLTVVGGVITLTVVAEGPFPFPAAVFDPRQVRAVLRDRGTRLAMIGYLCHMWELYAAWAWFLVFFTAALHRRGMDDPVLAAYVTFAVFAVGGFANWSGGALGDRIGRERTAMAMMAVSGTCAATIGLLMTAPLWLLIGVSLVWGYSVVGDSTQFSTLVTELADQSYVGTALTVQMALGFLLTGATIWLVPALEQAVGWHWALAVLAVGPLAGIVAMRRLLAARAAGKVRLRVQVP comes from the coding sequence GTGTTCACGGCGACGGCGCTGCTGTTCATGTCGACGTGGTTCTCCGCGACCGCGGTGATCCCGCAGGTGCGCGCGGAGTGGCAACTCTCGGCGGAGGCCGTCGCGTGGCTGACGATCGCGGTGCAGTGGGGCTTCGTCACCGGCGCGCTGCTCTCGGCGGCGTTCACCGTTGCCGACGCGATCGCCCCGACCCGGCTGATCTTCCTGTGTTCGCTGGGGGCAGCCGGCGCCAACCTGCTGCTCCTGGTCACGCAGGGTGTCGGCCTGGGCGTCACCGCCCGGTTCGCCACCGGCTTCTTCATCGCGGGGGTCTACCCGCCCGCGCTCAAGCTGATCTCCACCTGGTACCGGCAGGGCCGGGGCGCGGCGGTGGGCCTTCTCGTGGGCGCGTTGACCGTCAGCCAAGGCGTGCCGCACCTGGTGAACGGCCTCGGGGGGCTGGGCTGGCGGCTCGTCATCGTGACCACGTCGGTCCTCACCGTCGTCGGCGGTGTGATCACCCTGACCGTCGTCGCGGAGGGTCCGTTCCCGTTCCCGGCAGCGGTGTTCGACCCGCGGCAGGTCCGGGCGGTGTTGCGCGACCGCGGAACCCGCCTCGCCATGATCGGCTACCTGTGCCACATGTGGGAGCTGTACGCCGCGTGGGCCTGGTTCCTCGTCTTCTTCACCGCTGCGCTGCACCGGCGCGGCATGGACGACCCGGTGCTGGCCGCCTACGTCACCTTCGCGGTCTTCGCCGTCGGCGGCTTCGCCAACTGGAGCGGCGGGGCGCTGGGCGACCGGATCGGCCGGGAGCGCACCGCGATGGCCATGATGGCCGTGTCTGGCACGTGTGCCGCCACGATCGGGCTGCTGATGACGGCCCCCTTGTGGCTTCTCATCGGGGTGAGCCTTGTGTGGGGCTACAGCGTCGTCGGTGACTCCACGCAGTTCTCCACGCTCGTCACGGAGCTGGCCGACCAGAGCTACGTCGGCACCGCGCTCACCGTGCAGATGGCGCTCGGGTTCCTGCTGACGGGCGCGACGATCTGGCTCGTACCCGCGCTCGAGCAGGCGGTCGGCTGGCACTGGGCGCTCGCCGTGCTGGCGGTCGGGCCGCTCGCCGGCATCGTCGCGATGCGCCGCCTGCTCGCTGCACGGGCCGCCGGAAAAGTCCGCCTCCGGGTACAGGTGCCGTAG